In Chanodichthys erythropterus isolate Z2021 chromosome 18, ASM2448905v1, whole genome shotgun sequence, the following are encoded in one genomic region:
- the pnoca gene encoding prepronociceptin, giving the protein MKTPLWTLLLLGLCNPAWCDCQKDCLFCSQKLPNEYAFNNLVCLVECHGKLSPGNSWEICRRTIVEQKPKASLSVGGAMLKRADEEADASLPVDQDDGQFSDTLQRFDHITRALEMDDQDRDMQLSKKYKFLQVQSAQESEEERDGDSEMEGDEEEAAIHLIKRFGGFLKNKYGYRKFIDPGRPLQKRYGGFIGVRKSARKWNNQKRFSEFLKQYLGMSTRASEFNMSADVTQPNE; this is encoded by the exons ATGAAGACTCCACTGTGGACGCTACTGTTGCTTGGACTGTGTAACCCAGCATGGTGTGACTGCCAGAAGGATTGCCTCTTCTGCAGCCAAAAACTGCCTAATGAATATGCCTTCAACAATTTG GTGTGTCTGGTAGAGTGTCATGGTAAACTTTCACCAGGCAACTCCTGGGAGATATGTCGCAGGACCATTGTGGAGCAGAAACCAAAAGCCTCATTATCAGTTGGAGGAGCCATGCTGAAAAGAGCAGATGAGGAGGCAGACGCCTCTCTCCCTGTGGACCAGGATGATGGGCAGTTTTCTGATACCCTCCAGAGGTTTGACCACATAACACGAGCTTTGGAAATGGATGATCAGGACCGAGATATGCAACTCAGTAAAAAATACAAGTTCCTGCAAGTACAGTCGGCACAGGAATCTGAGGAGGAGCGAGATGGAGACAGCGAGATGGAAGGCGACGAGGAAGAAGCTGCCATCCACCTAATCAAACGCTTTGGAGGGTTCCTCAAAAACAAGTATGGCTACAGGAAGTTCATTGATCCTGGCAGGCCTTTGCAAAAGAGATATGGGGGTTTCATAGGCGTCCGCAAATCCGCTCGCAAATGGAACAACCAGAAGCGATTTAGCGAGTTCCTCAAGCAGTATTTGGGCATGAGTACTCGAGCTAGCGAGTTCAATATGTCTGCTGATGTCACCCAACCGAATGAGTAA
- the znf395a gene encoding zinc finger protein 395a translates to MVPKTRLGKRSPLGTLVCGSSADGLTETGPHGCPESGLHRSKLYPGQKVYVHCGGQECGGVVEQHNHVDNEVSIFLPQLNQHVHRKLEDVWTSPASSSTSSVSSSIDVPRRSPETVDMDEIMAAMVLTSLSCSPVIQHTAPGNATPALCGMENAGGEVSDAGYWSCDHGNGSPAPSPPIAEMDKSVPLIDEGLDMELDQMLFNEPTPRKRKNSVKVAYRCLWPNCGKILTTVVGIKRHIRNSHLGQSDEHSQREEDFYYTEVYQDLEQNAPPGGHRPSCTSPSSPSRHTPPSPSTPEMLQPSPLSQSAPGSFWQVHSEHSYQAPPPVQVVTQCKPVSVPVSCHWTPSLTVHQSKQGSPFRRRSVSVGEQWLQNNNATFRPHPASVSPPRNHCTSRRIRGDAKKCRKVYGIEHRDQWCTACRWKKACQRFLD, encoded by the exons ATGGTACCGAAGACCAGGCTTGGGAAGCGTTCCCCACTGGGAACCCTGGTGTGTGGATCCTCAGCGGATGGCCTGACAGAAACAGGGCCCCATGGATGCCCTGAAAGTGGGCTTCACAGAAGCAAGCTTTACCCTGGACAGAAG GTGTATGTGCACTGCGGAGGACAAGAATGTGGAGGTGTGGTGGAACAGCATAACCACGTGGACAATGAGGTTTCTATCTTCCTGCCCCAGCTCAACCAGCACGTTCATCGCAAGCTGGAAGACGTGTGGACGAGCCCCGCGTCCAGTTCTACCTCCTCAGTCTCCTCGTCCATTGATGTGCCAAGAAG GAGTCCAGAGACAGTGGACATGGATGAGATTATGGCTGCAATGGTGCTTACAAGTCTTTCGTGCAGTCCAGTCATCCAACACACAGCTCCGGGGAACGCAACTCCAG CTTTGTGTGGAATGGAAAATGCTGGTGGCGAAGTGTCTGATGCTGGATATTGGAGCTGCGACCATGGAAATGGAAGCCCCGCCCCATCCCCACCCATCGCAGAGATGGACAAGAGCGTTCCTCTCATTGATGAAGGCCTGGACATGGAACTGGACCAAATGTTGTTTAATGAGCCAACGCCAAGAAAACGCAAG AACTCTGTAAAAGTTGCATATCGGTGCTTGTGGCCAAATTGTGGAAAAATACTGACCACAGTAGTAGGCATCAAACGTCACATCCGAAATTCTCATCTTGG ACAAAGTGATGAGCACTCCCAAAGGGAAGAAGACTTCTACTACACTGAAGTCTATCAGGACCTGGAGCAGAATGCTCCCCCTGGTGGCCACCGTCCCTCCTGCACTTCCCCATCCAGTCCCAGCCGGCACACGCCCCCTTCTCCCTCCACCCCCGAGATGCTCCAGCCCAGCCCGCTCAGCCAGTCTGCCCCGGGCAGCTTCTGGCAGGTCCATTCTGAGCACTCTTACCAG GCTCCTCCACCCGTTCAGGTTGTGACTCAGTGTAAACCAGTGTCTGTTCCTGTGTCCTGTCATTGGACTCCATCTCTCACAGTTCACCAGAGCAAACAG GGCTCACCATTCCGCCGTCGTTCAGTTAGTGTTGGTGAACAGTGGCTCCAGAATAATAACGCCACCTTCAGGCCACATCCTGCCAGTGTTTCACCTCCACGAAACCATTGCACTTCCAG GAGGATTCGGGGCGATGCCAAGAAATGCAGGAAGGTGTACGGCATTGAACACCGAGACCAGTGGTGCACCGCCTGCCGCTGGAAAAAGGCCTGTCAGCGATTCCTCGACTGA